The window CTActactattatttttatttactttcacAAAATCTCTGTGTTCATTACCTGATTGGGGaaagaaataatcaaaaaaacattcacttcaCTCTTGTCTTCTTTCAAGTTCTGTATCTGAGGCCTCAAAGTTTTTTCACACCTATAGCTGAGATGGTGTATTTTTTGACATGCCATCTCCAAATGTGTATCTGAGAatttcttgtattttcttttttttctgaacttttgaataaataaatgaatgagaaCTATGACTCTGTTATTTCATTTCCCTTGAGACCTGTGTGGTGTGGGAAAAAAGGTAACTATTAGAGGATCTAGCTCACTGTGTCTGCTAGCTTGAGGAATCAGCTGTCATCATCTCTTCAAGTTGTTTGTAAAGGGTCCTCCAGCTGGCCGAGCATGCTCTGAATGATGCTCTGTAGAAGAAGTACCAGTCTGTCAGCTGAGGCCAGGCTGCCAGATGAGGGTACATGGATGAGGGCCGCTCTCCCCTGACCGTGATACAGTGAGCAGTAATACGCAAAATCACACAGGTACctgagaggaggacagagaaagCGTTATCTCAAAGTCTTTAAGTGTCTGTCAACACACTGCAGGAACAGATGCCTACCTGCCAGCATCTCTTGAATAAATTACATCCATCCCTGCTTGTTTGAAGTGTTTGGCAACAGCTCTCATGTTAACCACCGAGTCCAGTTTCTCCGGCCCTCCTTCCACACAGCAGTGACTTTCAGGACAGAAGCCACACACATCTCTGTCTTTGTATCCACTGTTCTTCCCTGTTTGCTCTAATATGACGACTCGGGAACCTCTGGCGATACCCAGATGAACAGCAAACTGGaatacacacaggcacagaggGTCATGTGAGATATTTAGTTTCACATACCTTAATCAGAGAGTATTTACGGGCTTCAACACATAGTAAATTATCGTCCAGGGCCCTTGCTAACATTGAGGACACTGATGTCATGTTCACTGTATTTCCTCTGGGAATTTGAGAGTTTTACAACCGGTGGAGAGTTTACATTCAATTATGGTCTGGTTCCAttgtttttaaactaaatatatttaaaatgtaaaaaaaaactttccagCCAACTAATTAATAAACAAAGGATTTATTGCTTCCCCTACAGAatttcattttggaaatgaaaaaatataatacattaaaataaaaaggtcaaaattATCTGGGTGAGAgactcatgacctcagtataATTTCTAAAATTATGGCTAAGCCTTGAATaagaatatatttatgtttttacctTTGGTTTAAGAGTTTGCCAAATCTCAGCAATGATCTGCTGGGTTTTGAAGTAACTCACTGCTACCTCCTTGGTGTAAACATCAATCCGCTCTCCCAATCCGACCAACTTCAACCCCTTGATTAAAGAAATATTAGACATTTTGAGTCCATATGGCTTACAGTAGACTTGTTGCACtgcatgttattttaaaaaaaacattacctgTGCTGCTGTCCAGCTGGGGTTCACTAAGAACTGCCTGAAAGGTCCAAACCCTAACAGAtagaataaaaaacagacataacGCCGGTTTCAAAAGTTGGtattaaacaacaaacacttcCTACTTTACCTGTAACGACCACAGTTTCGCTCTCATTCATGACGCAGTCAGGTTTACTCGgtcagaaagaaaacacagacgTTGTTTCGGATTTAATAACTTGACATTAAAAGAGGACAACAAGCTTATTTTGGCTCCTGCAACTCGTCTTTCGTCCGCTTGGTGGCGCGATTCTCCGTCGAATGAGTAAGATCGGGTGGAGACGACGCATTCAGGGACCTCCGGTAAATTCTAGCATCCAATTCAAGTCCAAGACAAGCTGTCGCACATTTTAAATAGCGTGATAATCAAACTGAATTTCGTGTTCACTCAATTTTTTACAATTTAGGACTTACAGAATGTACTCACTACACTTCTTTATACTTTATTATGCGAATGatgacatataaatataaacggTCGGAAAACAGGCTACATTTGAAGGCTTTTTACCGGAAACAATAAATTACAATCTAATAAACGGCGGTTTTCTTGacgtgtgtatttttattttcagatttgttAAAATTGAGGGTGCCTTGGTACAAGGATTTCATTGAATTTCCTGTGGGTTCCGATATAGATGACAATaaaatttgaaagaaaaaaatcttaagtGTAGTTTGATTTACAGTAGCCTATAATGGGCACAGCACTTTGAAGGTTATAAATTAACATTAGGCATGTAGCCTAACTTAATTACAgggaaaatgcaataaaatattaattcaaaaggaaataaacaaaatattcatatgaatttttaataatatatacacAACTTAAGTTTTATAAATAGACTAGAGTAGATTGTGTAGTTAGTCCCCCCCACcgtcttttaattttataacACTGCAGTGGTTTTATAACTACTTTTTCAGCACCTATGTTTTTACGTTTGATAACTTTCACAGTTATGTTTACCACATCTTTGGTCATTACTGAGTTTTTACATGTCGTACAGTACTTAAAAGCAGCATAACATCTGCCAGGGACACGGACGCGTTTGGGACGCTCCTCTGAAGCAGGACCCGCCCTCCTCCTGCACTTGTCAAAGGGCACTGATCGCAAATTACATCACAGTTGTGCCCACAGACGCACACGCATATCACAACGGGACCTGAGTCATACAGACGGGACAATTTTtaaactctctctttcttattaGATGCCACAATGTTGCCTTTCAAGAGAACATTTGAGAACGAAAAACATCAACTAAAGGAGCTCAACAGCAGACTTGCCCAGTATCTCTCCAGAACCAAGCAGCTGGAGCAGGAAAATGCGCATCTCATAGCCGAAATAAATAAACTCAGACATGTGAAGACGGCGGAATGGGAACCGAAGTACAAGGCTGAGCTTCGGGATCTGAGGAGAATGGTGGGGCAGATGTCGTTTGAAAAGTCCCAGGCTGAGATGGAAAGGGAGAAGCTATGGCGCGAGTTGCAGATGATCCAGTCTATGTGCTGCGAGCAGACTGAGGTGTGCAGGGAAGTCAGTGGCGAACTAAAAGGCTGCGAGTCGGAGCTTCACCACGCTCACAAGACCAACAGTGAACTCCAGCAGCGTTTATTTCAACTAGAAAAAGAGTATAAATGCTTAGAAGATGCGCACAGGCATC is drawn from Thunnus thynnus chromosome 5, fThuThy2.1, whole genome shotgun sequence and contains these coding sequences:
- the pgpep1l gene encoding pyroglutamyl-peptidase 1, which codes for MNESETVVVTGFGPFRQFLVNPSWTAAQGLKLVGLGERIDVYTKEVAVSYFKTQQIIAEIWQTLKPKFAVHLGIARGSRVVILEQTGKNSGYKDRDVCGFCPESHCCVEGGPEKLDSVVNMRAVAKHFKQAGMDVIYSRDAGRYLCDFAYYCSLYHGQGRAALIHVPSSGSLASADRLVLLLQSIIQSMLGQLEDPLQTT